Proteins encoded by one window of Candidatus Cybelea sp.:
- a CDS encoding MbcA/ParS/Xre antitoxin family protein, whose protein sequence is YNWREHPDRARLSDDQLDRISCLLGIYKALNILFTRPEQADSWIRRPNSAVPFGGRPAADLLFSGRMLDLIRVRRYLDGARGSW, encoded by the coding sequence TCTACAACTGGCGCGAGCACCCCGATCGCGCGCGCCTGAGCGACGATCAGCTCGATCGCATCTCCTGCTTGTTGGGCATCTACAAGGCGCTGAACATTCTGTTCACGCGACCGGAGCAAGCCGATTCGTGGATCCGCCGCCCCAACTCCGCGGTTCCATTCGGCGGCCGCCCTGCTGCCGATTTACTCTTTAGCGGCCGTATGCTCGATCTGATTCGGGTGCGGCGTTATCTTGACGGTGCGCGCGGCTCTTGGTGA